A stretch of Deinococcus radiotolerans DNA encodes these proteins:
- a CDS encoding ROK family transcriptional regulator, whose translation MPTTPGGDQPYLKHLNRARVLHLLRTHPGLSRAELAARSGLTKVTVGSLVTGLLDGGWLHEGHPRPGAAGRPGRELHLGEARHVLLGVEIGVLGARAVATTLRGTVLARAQTRTPTTTPHAAAQTVTQLCGQLLQDPATQGRELLGLGVALPGPVSPDGTRVLYAPNLGWDDVPFLDLLRAAPGLPPHLPPEAVTLDNEANAAAFGESFLRPGDPPQLLAYVSLGSGVGAGFTALSGTPHVLRGARGLAGEIGHAIIQPGGLYCHCGNRGCVETLLSGWAIRAALNLNVQDPLDEALAPRLREAAVQVTLGRAGEALGQLLVNLHQTLGPDEIVIGGALTRLDGAVLGPALDVYHARQWRPAAPPARITVRQDSRHLPALGAAAQVLAHVIDTPQEPA comes from the coding sequence ATGCCCACCACCCCCGGCGGCGACCAGCCGTACCTGAAACACCTCAACCGCGCCCGCGTGCTGCACCTGCTGCGCACCCACCCCGGCCTCAGCCGCGCCGAACTCGCCGCGCGCAGCGGCCTGACCAAGGTCACCGTCGGCAGCCTCGTCACCGGCCTGCTGGACGGCGGCTGGCTGCACGAGGGCCACCCCCGCCCCGGCGCCGCCGGACGACCGGGCCGCGAACTGCACCTCGGCGAGGCCCGGCACGTCCTGCTCGGCGTGGAGATCGGCGTGCTCGGCGCCCGCGCCGTCGCCACCACCCTGCGCGGCACCGTCCTGGCCCGCGCGCAGACCCGCACCCCCACCACCACCCCGCACGCCGCCGCGCAGACCGTCACGCAACTGTGCGGGCAACTCCTGCAGGACCCCGCCACGCAGGGCCGCGAGCTGCTGGGCCTGGGCGTGGCCCTGCCCGGCCCGGTCAGCCCCGACGGTACCCGCGTCCTGTACGCCCCGAACCTCGGCTGGGACGACGTGCCCTTCCTGGACCTGCTGCGCGCCGCCCCCGGCCTCCCGCCCCACCTGCCCCCGGAGGCCGTCACGCTGGACAACGAGGCGAACGCCGCCGCGTTCGGCGAGAGCTTCCTGCGTCCCGGCGACCCGCCGCAACTGCTGGCGTACGTGAGCCTGGGCAGCGGCGTCGGCGCGGGCTTCACGGCCCTGAGCGGCACCCCGCACGTCTTGCGCGGCGCACGCGGACTGGCCGGGGAGATCGGGCACGCGATCATCCAGCCCGGCGGCCTGTACTGCCACTGCGGGAACCGCGGCTGCGTCGAGACCCTCCTGAGCGGCTGGGCGATCCGCGCCGCGCTGAACCTGAACGTCCAGGACCCCCTGGACGAGGCCCTCGCCCCGCGCCTGCGCGAGGCCGCCGTGCAGGTCACCCTCGGCCGCGCCGGGGAGGCGCTGGGGCAGCTGCTCGTGAACCTGCACCAGACCCTCGGCCCGGACGAGATCGTCATCGGCGGCGCCCTGACCCGCCTGGACGGCGCCGTGCTCGGCCCCGCGCTGGACGTGTACCACGCCCGGCAGTGGCGCCCGGCCGCGCCACCCGCCCGCATCACGGTGCGCCAGGACAGCCGGCACCTGCCCGCACTGGGCGCCGCCGCGCAGGTCCTCGCGCACGTCATCGACACCCCACAGGAGCCCGCATGA
- the xylB gene encoding xylulokinase, with the protein MIPTLTPVTLGLDVGTSGVKAVAVTVSGDTLAESTHPYPLLTPRPGWTEQRPVDWLAGVRAALRDLSAALDGQAQPVALGLSGQMHGLVPLDAHGEVLRPALLWNDQRTGAQVEQIEARVPRADLVARTGNRAVTGFQLPKILWLRDEEPEVFARLRHALIPKDYVGYALTGVLAAEPSDASGVGALNLARGAWDTDVLGALDLTPDLFPPLLRSTDVVGTLTREWAAATGLPEGLPVVAGGGDNAAAGIALGLSGARPDVGSVSLGTSGVIFSPLRHPTPDPEGRVHLFAHADGGYHLLGVTLSAAGSLEWLHAKLAPDTPISVLLEEAAQVPPGAGGVTFLPYLSGERSPLMNPHARAAFTGLSLAHGRAHLTRAVLEGSVAALADAYAVMQAIAPLNTLISTGGGARSDLWLGLASSALNLPVHPTAQRPGAAHGAAILAMPAAGLHPSLTAAMDATRPDLHPPVPPVDMADALNAYAATRTALYGG; encoded by the coding sequence ATGATCCCCACACTCACGCCCGTCACGCTGGGCCTCGACGTCGGCACCAGCGGCGTCAAAGCCGTCGCCGTCACCGTCAGCGGCGACACCCTGGCCGAGAGCACCCACCCCTACCCCCTCCTGACCCCCCGCCCCGGCTGGACCGAGCAGCGCCCCGTCGACTGGCTGGCGGGCGTGCGCGCCGCGCTGCGCGACCTGAGCGCCGCACTGGACGGGCAGGCGCAGCCCGTCGCGCTGGGCCTCAGCGGACAGATGCACGGCCTCGTCCCGCTGGACGCCCACGGCGAGGTGCTGCGGCCCGCGCTGCTGTGGAACGACCAGCGGACCGGCGCGCAGGTCGAGCAGATCGAGGCCCGCGTCCCCCGCGCCGACCTGGTCGCGCGGACCGGGAACCGCGCTGTGACCGGCTTCCAGCTGCCGAAGATCCTCTGGCTGCGGGACGAGGAACCCGAGGTCTTCGCCCGGCTGCGGCACGCGCTGATCCCCAAGGACTACGTCGGCTACGCCCTGACCGGCGTGCTGGCCGCCGAACCCAGCGACGCCAGCGGCGTCGGCGCGCTGAACCTCGCGCGCGGCGCGTGGGACACGGACGTGCTGGGCGCGCTCGACCTGACGCCCGACCTGTTCCCGCCGCTGCTGCGCTCCACCGACGTCGTCGGCACGTTGACCCGCGAGTGGGCCGCCGCGACCGGCCTCCCCGAGGGCCTCCCGGTCGTTGCGGGCGGCGGGGACAACGCCGCCGCCGGGATCGCCCTGGGCCTCTCGGGTGCCCGGCCCGACGTGGGCAGCGTTAGCCTGGGCACCAGCGGCGTGATTTTCAGCCCCCTGCGCCACCCCACCCCCGACCCCGAGGGCCGCGTGCACCTGTTCGCGCACGCCGACGGCGGGTACCACCTGCTCGGCGTGACCCTCTCGGCCGCCGGGTCCCTGGAGTGGCTGCATGCGAAACTCGCGCCCGACACGCCCATCTCCGTGCTGCTGGAGGAGGCCGCGCAGGTCCCCCCAGGCGCGGGCGGCGTGACGTTCCTGCCGTACCTGTCGGGCGAACGCAGTCCCCTGATGAACCCCCACGCCCGCGCGGCCTTCACCGGACTGAGCCTCGCGCACGGCCGCGCCCACCTGACCCGCGCCGTGCTGGAAGGCAGCGTCGCCGCACTGGCCGACGCGTACGCCGTCATGCAGGCCATCGCCCCGCTGAACACCCTGATCTCCACTGGGGGCGGCGCCCGCAGCGACCTGTGGCTGGGCCTCGCCAGCAGCGCCCTGAACCTCCCCGTTCACCCCACTGCTCAGCGCCCCGGCGCGGCCCACGGCGCCGCCATCCTCGCCATGCCCGCCGCCGGACTTCACCCGAGCCTGACGGCAGCCATGGACGCCACCCGCCCCGACCTCCACCCGCCCGTCCCGCCCGTGGACATGGCCGACGCCCTGAACGCCTACGCCGCCACCCGCACCGCCCTGTACGGAGGCTGA
- the xylA gene encoding xylose isomerase: MPDFTPTPADRFTFGLWTVGNTGRDPFGEATRPVLKAPYLVEQLAALGAYGVNLHDNDLVPIDATAAQRDALVREFQQALSDHGLVVPMATTNLFSDPAFKDGAFTSADARVRAYALSKTMHAMDLGAELGADTYVLWGGREGTEVDAGGKLLDALGWFRDSLNYLAAYSESQGYGYRFALEPKPNEPRADIFLPTVGSALGFIATLDRPDLFGLNPEFAHETMAGLSFPHAVAQAIDAGKLFHIDLNDQKMGRFDQDLRFGAENPKGAFFLVKLLEESGYTGPKHFDAHALRTEDEAGVWSFARGCMRTYLILRDKVQRFAQDTEIQSAIAAYRVQDAELEVLTGTFTPANAGALKAHPFDRAALGTRGPGLEALDQLTMELLLGVR; encoded by the coding sequence ATGCCCGACTTCACCCCCACGCCCGCAGACAGGTTCACGTTTGGTCTCTGGACTGTCGGCAACACCGGCCGCGACCCGTTCGGCGAGGCGACCCGCCCGGTCCTGAAGGCGCCGTACCTCGTGGAGCAACTGGCTGCGCTGGGCGCGTACGGCGTAAACCTGCATGACAACGATCTCGTGCCGATCGACGCGACCGCCGCGCAGCGCGACGCCCTGGTGCGCGAATTCCAGCAGGCGCTCTCCGATCACGGCCTGGTCGTGCCGATGGCGACCACGAACCTGTTCAGCGATCCGGCCTTCAAGGACGGCGCGTTCACGAGCGCCGACGCCCGCGTGCGCGCCTACGCGCTGAGCAAGACCATGCACGCCATGGACCTCGGCGCGGAACTCGGCGCGGACACGTACGTGCTGTGGGGCGGCCGCGAGGGGACCGAGGTGGACGCCGGGGGCAAGCTGCTCGACGCGCTGGGCTGGTTCCGGGACAGCCTGAACTACCTCGCGGCGTACAGCGAATCGCAGGGGTACGGGTACCGCTTCGCGCTGGAACCCAAACCGAACGAACCGCGCGCCGACATCTTCCTGCCGACCGTCGGCAGCGCCCTGGGGTTCATCGCCACGCTGGACCGCCCGGACCTGTTCGGCCTGAACCCGGAGTTCGCGCACGAGACCATGGCGGGCCTGAGCTTCCCGCACGCCGTCGCGCAGGCCATCGACGCCGGGAAGCTATTCCACATCGATCTGAACGACCAGAAGATGGGCCGCTTCGACCAGGACCTGCGCTTCGGCGCGGAGAACCCCAAGGGCGCGTTCTTCCTCGTCAAGCTGCTGGAGGAGTCTGGGTACACCGGGCCGAAACACTTCGACGCGCACGCCCTGCGCACCGAGGACGAGGCGGGCGTGTGGTCGTTCGCGCGCGGCTGCATGCGCACGTACCTGATCCTGCGGGACAAGGTGCAGCGCTTCGCGCAGGACACCGAGATCCAGTCGGCCATCGCCGCGTACCGCGTGCAGGACGCGGAACTGGAGGTCCTGACCGGCACCTTCACCCCCGCGAACGCCGGGGCGCTGAAAGCCCACCCCTTCGACCGCGCCGCGCTGGGCACGCGCGGGCCCGGCCTGGAGGCGCTGGACCAGTTGACCATGGAACTCCTGCTCGGCGTCCGCTGA
- a CDS encoding aldose epimerase family protein has product MTTPEIHTRTWGHLPGGQPITQFTLTLPGGVQARLTDLGATLTSLHVPDRNGRPGEVVLGFDHPEPYLSRETSPFLGSTVGRFANRIAQARYTLDGQEVHLTPNDGPHALHGGPRGFDQHLWHGHAEVVDGGAQVTFTRVSPHGEEGHPGTLHVQVTYRLTAEPDRTLSIDYHATTDAPTHVNLTNHTYWNLSADPHELIHAHVLTLPADTFTPIHAGGIPTGAVQDVTGTPFDFRTPRPLGDALAEQPGGIDHNVMLRGEPGTLQPAATLHHPASGRTLHIHTTEPALQVYTGNFLDGQQTGHAGRVHAYQASVCLETQHAPDSPNQPQFPSTRLNPGQTFTSRTVHVFRSE; this is encoded by the coding sequence ATGACCACGCCCGAAATCCACACCCGCACCTGGGGACACCTGCCCGGCGGGCAGCCCATCACGCAGTTCACGCTGACGCTCCCCGGCGGCGTGCAGGCCCGCCTGACTGACCTGGGCGCCACCCTCACCAGCCTGCACGTCCCCGACCGCAACGGCAGACCGGGCGAGGTCGTGCTGGGCTTCGACCACCCCGAACCGTACCTCAGCCGGGAGACCTCCCCGTTCCTGGGCAGCACCGTGGGCCGCTTCGCGAACCGGATCGCGCAGGCCCGCTACACGCTGGACGGGCAGGAGGTTCACCTGACCCCCAATGACGGCCCGCACGCCCTGCACGGCGGCCCGCGCGGCTTCGACCAGCACCTCTGGCACGGGCACGCCGAGGTGGTGGACGGGGGCGCGCAGGTCACCTTCACCCGCGTCAGCCCGCACGGCGAGGAGGGGCACCCCGGCACCCTGCACGTGCAGGTCACGTACCGCCTGACCGCGGAGCCCGACCGCACCCTGAGCATCGACTACCACGCCACGACCGACGCGCCCACCCACGTCAACCTGACCAACCACACCTACTGGAACCTCAGCGCCGACCCGCACGAACTCATCCACGCGCACGTCCTGACCCTGCCCGCCGACACGTTCACGCCCATCCACGCCGGCGGCATCCCCACCGGAGCGGTGCAGGACGTGACCGGCACCCCCTTCGACTTCCGCACGCCCCGTCCCCTGGGCGACGCGCTGGCCGAGCAGCCCGGCGGGATCGACCACAACGTCATGCTGCGCGGCGAACCTGGCACCCTGCAGCCCGCCGCGACCCTGCACCACCCCGCCAGCGGGCGCACCCTGCACATCCACACGACCGAACCCGCCCTGCAGGTGTACACCGGGAACTTCCTGGACGGCCAGCAGACCGGACACGCCGGCCGCGTCCACGCGTATCAGGCGTCCGTGTGCCTGGAAACCCAGCACGCCCCGGACTCCCCGAACCAGCCGCAGTTCCCCTCCACGCGCCTGAACCCGGGGCAGACCTTCACGTCCCGCACCGTCCACGTGTTCCGCAGCGAGTGA
- a CDS encoding M23 family metallopeptidase, which yields MRRVVGVIVTVLVLAGVAYLLWPLIQGAQRMAALMAEPAPVAGSLPNPLPGQRFVDTWGGARSQGRRHEGVDIFAPRGTPIRATARGMVVNVGPNNLGGRTVMILGPAGQRHYYAHLERYPNLKRGDWVEAGDVVGFVGDSGNAKGTPPHLHYGIYTSGGAINPFPLLRNR from the coding sequence ATGCGCAGGGTGGTCGGGGTGATCGTGACGGTGCTGGTGCTGGCGGGCGTGGCGTACCTGCTGTGGCCGCTGATTCAGGGCGCGCAGCGGATGGCGGCGCTGATGGCCGAACCCGCTCCGGTGGCAGGTAGCCTGCCCAATCCCCTGCCGGGGCAGCGCTTCGTGGATACCTGGGGTGGGGCGCGCAGTCAGGGGCGGCGGCACGAGGGGGTGGACATCTTCGCGCCGCGCGGCACGCCGATCCGTGCCACGGCGCGCGGGATGGTCGTGAACGTCGGGCCGAACAATCTGGGGGGCCGCACGGTGATGATCCTGGGTCCGGCGGGGCAACGGCACTACTACGCGCACCTGGAGCGGTACCCGAACCTGAAACGCGGGGACTGGGTGGAGGCGGGGGACGTGGTGGGCTTCGTGGGGGACAGCGGAAACGCGAAGGGCACGCCGCCCCACCTGCACTACGGGATCTACACGTCAGGCGGGGCGATCAATCCGTTCCCACTGCTCCGGAACCGCTGA
- a CDS encoding M16 family metallopeptidase: MPVRPPPSSPAHLWTLPGGLTVVFERRHTPGFAFDLRVPVGSAHDPAGAEGTGGVLEEWLFKGAAGMDARALQDAFDDLGVRRGGGVGPEATRIGVSGLRADLRAALALTADVLNRPELPEDEFEILTDLARQDLEGLEDSPADRLATRARQVAFPRPPASPYAGYAHPASGTPDGLDALTPQGVREHLTRYGQAGSVLGLVADLDPGDALALVEGTLGGLRPGLDEPVPAPFQVHVQAHEPHPDGEQTHLSLTAPGVGPRDPHWLAWQVALTALSGGSASRLFHAVREERGLAYSVSASPILLGGHGYLSAYAASTPDRAPETLQVLREELARLPQGLTPAEFERARTGLATSVIFGAESLRGRAHALTRDVALFGHPRSVQTLRESIQALTLDHVNDFLSTYDPTRDATTVTLGPSDPTLNPDPTHA, from the coding sequence ATGCCTGTCCGCCCCCCACCCAGTTCCCCCGCCCACCTGTGGACCCTGCCCGGCGGCCTGACCGTCGTGTTCGAACGCCGCCACACGCCCGGCTTCGCGTTCGACCTGCGCGTCCCGGTCGGCAGCGCCCACGACCCCGCCGGGGCGGAGGGGACGGGCGGCGTGCTGGAGGAATGGCTGTTCAAGGGCGCCGCCGGCATGGACGCCCGCGCCCTGCAGGACGCCTTCGACGACCTCGGCGTGCGCCGGGGCGGCGGCGTGGGGCCCGAGGCCACCCGCATCGGCGTGAGTGGCCTGCGCGCCGACCTGCGCGCCGCGCTGGCCCTCACCGCCGACGTCCTGAACCGCCCCGAACTGCCCGAGGACGAATTCGAGATCCTCACTGACCTCGCCCGGCAGGACCTGGAGGGTCTGGAGGACAGCCCCGCCGACCGGCTCGCCACCCGCGCCCGGCAGGTCGCCTTCCCCCGCCCCCCGGCCTCCCCGTACGCCGGGTACGCGCACCCCGCCAGCGGCACCCCGGACGGCCTGGACGCCCTCACCCCGCAGGGCGTGCGCGAGCACCTCACCCGCTACGGGCAGGCGGGCAGTGTGCTGGGACTCGTCGCCGACCTCGACCCAGGTGACGCTCTCGCCCTCGTCGAGGGGACCCTCGGCGGCCTGCGGCCCGGCCTCGACGAACCCGTCCCCGCGCCCTTCCAGGTCCACGTGCAGGCACACGAACCTCACCCGGACGGCGAGCAGACGCACCTCAGCCTCACCGCGCCCGGCGTCGGCCCCCGCGACCCGCACTGGCTGGCGTGGCAGGTCGCCCTGACCGCCCTGAGCGGCGGCAGCGCCAGCCGACTCTTCCACGCCGTCCGAGAGGAACGCGGCCTCGCCTATTCCGTCAGCGCCAGCCCCATCCTCCTCGGCGGGCACGGCTACCTCAGCGCGTACGCCGCCAGCACCCCCGACCGCGCCCCCGAGACCCTCCAGGTGCTCAGAGAGGAACTCGCCCGCCTCCCGCAGGGCCTGACCCCCGCCGAGTTCGAACGGGCCCGCACCGGCCTCGCCACCAGCGTCATCTTCGGCGCCGAGAGCCTACGCGGCCGCGCCCACGCCCTGACCCGCGACGTCGCCCTGTTCGGCCACCCCCGCTCCGTCCAGACCCTGCGCGAGAGCATCCAGGCCCTCACCCTCGACCACGTCAACGATTTTCTCAGCACCTACGACCCCACCCGGGACGCCACTACCGTCACCCTCGGCCCCAGCGACCCCACCCTCAACCCGGACCCCACCCATGCCTGA
- a CDS encoding M16 family metallopeptidase, which yields MPDLHQYTLPNGLTLLLEPDPDAQTIAAGYFVNTGSREESPQDMGASHFIEHLLFKGSDALSARELNERLDDLGGHANAFTSEEATVYHAATLPEHTPELLHTLTELMRPALREDDIHTERGVILEEIAMYADQPSVRVTDQLRADYWGDHPLGQPILGTTHTVTTLSPDTLRAHHQARYGARRVTLAVTGQFDPHQLPQWAEQHLKDWPTGTPTPHPDPRPPAWPDQTRTLTDPDLTRVHLAATSPGLSAHHPLREAAHILADLIGGENGALYWTLIDTGTCDSADLAHLEYQHHGTFEGGFTSDPDRAPQALATYRKVLADAHTLITPHAVRRAARKLAVSTLLRAETPQGRLFTLGMEYLATGRTLSTDDLVKRYETVTVEQVQEVLRLCPMDRLTVVALGPIAEL from the coding sequence ATGCCTGACCTGCACCAGTACACCCTCCCCAACGGCCTCACCCTCCTCCTCGAACCCGACCCGGACGCGCAGACCATCGCCGCCGGGTACTTCGTGAACACCGGCAGCCGCGAAGAGAGCCCACAGGACATGGGGGCCAGCCACTTCATCGAGCACCTCCTGTTCAAAGGCAGCGACGCACTCAGCGCCCGCGAACTCAACGAACGCCTCGACGACCTCGGCGGGCACGCCAACGCCTTCACCAGCGAAGAAGCCACCGTCTACCACGCCGCCACCCTCCCCGAACACACCCCCGAACTCCTGCACACCCTCACCGAACTGATGCGCCCCGCCCTGCGCGAGGATGACATCCACACCGAACGCGGCGTCATCCTCGAAGAAATCGCCATGTACGCCGACCAGCCCAGCGTCCGCGTCACCGACCAGCTCCGCGCCGACTACTGGGGCGACCACCCCCTCGGCCAGCCCATCCTCGGCACCACCCACACCGTCACCACCCTCAGCCCCGACACCCTCCGTGCCCACCATCAGGCCCGCTACGGCGCCCGCCGCGTCACCCTCGCCGTCACCGGCCAGTTCGACCCCCACCAGCTCCCTCAGTGGGCCGAACAGCACCTCAAGGACTGGCCCACCGGCACCCCCACCCCCCACCCCGACCCCCGCCCCCCCGCCTGGCCCGACCAGACCCGCACCCTCACCGACCCCGACCTCACCCGCGTCCACCTCGCCGCCACCAGCCCCGGCCTGAGCGCCCACCACCCCCTGCGCGAAGCCGCGCACATCCTCGCCGACCTCATCGGCGGCGAAAACGGCGCCCTCTACTGGACCCTCATCGACACCGGCACCTGCGACAGCGCCGACCTCGCCCACCTCGAATACCAGCACCACGGTACCTTCGAAGGCGGCTTCACCAGCGACCCCGACCGCGCCCCCCAGGCCCTCGCCACCTACCGCAAAGTCCTCGCGGACGCCCACACCCTCATCACCCCCCACGCCGTGCGCCGCGCCGCCCGCAAACTCGCCGTCAGCACGCTCCTGCGCGCCGAAACACCCCAGGGCCGCCTCTTCACCCTCGGCATGGAATACCTCGCCACCGGCCGCACCCTCAGCACCGACGACCTCGTCAAACGCTACGAAACCGTCACCGTCGAGCAGGTGCAGGAAGTGCTGCGGCTCTGCCCCATGGACCGGCTGACGGTTGTGGCGCTCGGGCCTATCGCGGAACTCTGA
- a CDS encoding HpcH/HpaI aldolase/citrate lyase family protein — translation MPSTRPTRSVLYVPGDKPRAIDKARTLGADAIILDLEDAVAPEHKPHARDHIRQALQTPWTIPVLIRVNALNTPWEHDDRELALTAGASGIVLPKVEHAHDAHALSLGLPLWAMIETPQGVLNAPQIAAVPGVTTLIVGANDLARALRTQPHPDRTPLLHALSSVVLAARAHGKTPLDAVYNDIRNMGGFTRECQQGRALGFSGKTLIHPNQIEAANHAYGVTATEAAEAQALINAWDAARNEGKSIATHQGALVEQMHVDEAREVLALYAAMTRG, via the coding sequence ATGCCCTCCACCCGCCCCACACGCTCCGTCCTGTACGTCCCCGGCGACAAACCCCGCGCCATCGACAAAGCCCGCACCCTGGGCGCCGACGCCATCATCCTCGACCTCGAAGACGCCGTCGCCCCCGAACACAAACCCCACGCACGCGACCACATCCGCCAGGCCCTCCAGACCCCCTGGACCATCCCCGTGCTCATCCGCGTCAACGCCCTGAACACCCCCTGGGAACACGACGACCGCGAACTCGCCCTCACCGCAGGCGCCAGCGGCATCGTCCTCCCCAAAGTCGAACACGCCCACGACGCCCACGCCCTCAGCCTCGGCCTTCCCCTCTGGGCCATGATCGAAACCCCACAAGGCGTCCTCAACGCCCCCCAGATCGCCGCCGTGCCCGGCGTCACCACCCTCATCGTCGGCGCCAACGACCTCGCCCGCGCCCTGCGCACCCAGCCCCACCCCGACCGCACCCCCCTCCTCCACGCCCTGAGCAGCGTCGTCCTCGCCGCCCGCGCCCATGGCAAAACACCCCTCGACGCCGTCTACAACGACATCCGCAACATGGGCGGATTCACCCGCGAATGCCAGCAGGGCCGCGCCCTCGGCTTCAGCGGCAAAACCCTCATCCACCCCAACCAGATTGAAGCTGCCAACCACGCCTACGGCGTCACCGCAACCGAAGCGGCAGAGGCACAGGCCCTCATCAACGCGTGGGACGCCGCGCGAAACGAAGGGAAAAGCATCGCCACACACCAGGGCGCACTCGTGGAACAGATGCACGTGGACGAAGCGCGCGAGGTGCTCGCGCTGTACGCGGCGATGACTCGTGGGTGA